A genome region from Platichthys flesus chromosome 12, fPlaFle2.1, whole genome shotgun sequence includes the following:
- the bmp5 gene encoding LOW QUALITY PROTEIN: bone morphogenetic protein 5 (The sequence of the model RefSeq protein was modified relative to this genomic sequence to represent the inferred CDS: substituted 2 bases at 2 genomic stop codons) — protein MTALTPLNRAVLGLAWSCLSFLSCAHCGLTDNHVHSSFIYRRLRNHERREIQREILSILGLPHRPRPFSPGKQASSAPLFMIDLYNAMAVEEEESALQQLQQQQQGAGKSVSAKAQGHSRRGYYSPQHAGYSRVAQPYRAAPLLGHSRALTTAHDTNFLNDADMVMSFVNLVEKDKDFSHQRRHYKEFRFDLTQIPDGEAVTAAEFRIYKDRSHARYDNITLKVTVYQVIKEVPNKDAETFLLDSRKVQGSDGGWLVFDLTATSNHWVMNPQQNLGLQLCVETFCFSFVLFLLSXVLFTCXFFKGRSINIKSAGIIGRNGPQSKQPFLVAFFKASGVLLRSVRAAGGKKKSHNRNKSTNQQESSRAPKTGDFNTSEQKQACKKHELYVSFRDLGWQDWIIAPEGYAAFYCDGECSFPLNAHMNATNHAIVQTLVHLMFPDNVPKPCCAPTKLNAISVLYFDDSSNVILKKYRNMVVRSCGCH, from the exons ATGACAGCGCTAACGCCTCTGAACCGCGCCGTGCTCGGACTCGCGTGGAGCTGCCTGAGCTTTCTCTCCTGCGCGCACTGCGGCTTGACTGACAACCATGTGCACTCGAGCTTTATTTACAGGCGGTTGCGCAATCACGAGCGCAGGGAGATCCAGCGAGAGATCCTCTCCATCCTGGGCCTGCCCCACCGTCCGAGGCCCTTCTCTCCCGGGAAGCAGGCGTCCTCCGCGCCGCTCTTCATGATCGACCTGTACAACGCCATGGccgtggaagaggaggagagcgcgctccagcagctgcagcagcagcagcagggcgcGGGGAAGAGCGTCAGTGCCAAGGCTCAAGGGCACTCCAGGAGGGGGTACTACAGCCCGCAGCATGCCGGGTACTCCCGCGTGGCACAGCCCTACCGAGCGGCCCCTCTGCTGGGCCACAGCCGCGCGCTCACCACGGCGCACGACACCAACTTTCTCAATGACGCAGACATGGTCATGAGTTTTGTCAATTTAG TGGAGAAAGATAAAGATTTTTCTCATCAGCGAAGGCACTACAAGGAGTTCCGTTTCGATCTGACTCAGATCCCAGACGGAGAGGCCGTGACGGCAGCAGAGTTTCGGATCTACAAGGACCGCAGTCACGCACGTTACGACAATATCACTCTGAAGGTTACCGTGTATCAAGTCATCAAGGAGGTCCCGAACAA AGATGCAGAGACGTTCCTGCTCGACTCCAGAAAGGTCCAGGGGTCCGACGGCGGCTGGCTGGTGTTCGACCTCACGGCCACCAGCAACCACTGGGTGATGAACCCGCAGCAGAACCTGggcctgcagctctgtgtggagACTTT ctgtttttctttcgttttgtttcttctttcttaaGTTTTATTTACCTGCTGATTTTTCAAAGGACGGAGTATCAACATCAAATCTGCTGGAATCATTGGGAGAAATGGGCCCCAGTCCAAGCAGCCGTTCCTGGTTGCTTTCTTTAAGGCCAGCGGGGTGTTGCTTCGCtctgtcagagctgcaggcGGGAAAAAGAAGAGCCACAATCGCAATAAATCAACCAATCAGCAAGAATCATCTCGGGCCCCGAAAACTGGAG atttcaacACCAGCGAGCAGAAGCAAGCCTGTAAGAAGCATGAGCTCTACGTCAGCTTTCGAGATCTGGGCTGGCAG GACTGGATCATTGCACCGGAGGGCTACGCCGCTTTTTACTGTGACGGCGAATGCTCGTTTCCACTCAACGCACACATGAACGCAACAAATCACGCAATCGTGCAAACCCTG GTTCATTTAATGTTTCCTGACAACGTGCCAAAACCGTGTTGTGCCCCGACCAAGCTCAACG